The Dehalococcoidia bacterium genomic interval TCTTCATCGGCAAGCAGTCCCAATGGTGAAGCTGTGTCTCGAAATGTCTTCGCGTCGACGTTTGCCACTCGTTCATCTCCGGCGACTTCGATGGGGCCCATTATAACCCACATGTCCTGTCATGATATCGCCTATTTCCCGTTGAGAAGACCCCGGAATCTTTTGCCGCCACTCGCCACGTAATGTAAGATGAAGGTAGTGTGCATGAACAGACATCCTTGTTTGACGCACTTACATACCCTTGGAGAGGTGAATGGGCTCGCGTCGGCTTAGAAATAGTTTCATCTATCTACTGATCACGGTGGCGATCGTTGCGATCGTTGTGAACCTGCTTTCTGGCGCTGTAGGAGGCGACCAGGAGATGCGATGACCGCTCGAGGTAATATCGACACGATAGAGGTGAAAGGCGACAGCCTGACGATTCTCACCACTTCCGGTGAGACCCTGATATCCCGCAAGGAGAGCGGGTCGTCGATAGTTGAGATCCTCCAGCGTGGTGGTGTGGACCTTACGACATCGAATGTCGAGATCATCTCGAGGGGACAGAGTGGACTTTCGTCGTTGCTGGGAGTGCTGTTCAACTTCCTGCCGCTGATCTTCTTTGGAGCGGTCCTCCTGTTCATGATGCGCAGCGCACAGGGGAACTCTAACC includes:
- a CDS encoding cell division protein FtsH, with the translated sequence MTARGNIDTIEVKGDSLTILTTSGETLISRKESGSSIVEILQRGGVDLTTSNVEIISRGQSGLSSLLGVLFNFLPLIFFGAVLLFMMRSAQGNSN